In one Siniperca chuatsi isolate FFG_IHB_CAS linkage group LG14, ASM2008510v1, whole genome shotgun sequence genomic region, the following are encoded:
- the specc1 gene encoding cytospin-B isoform X2: MGNQTGRQEETESGVQAAKKSGIPAPREIPSTITRDRISLRDQLRSSTTKKMVSSASTSSLSTLAKQTRSSTKSRGDAEGQERGLLECQVKELLAEAKAKDLEISSLRMELQRCKGKASTASSSPSPNSVSHQEPAADQEQGQMAEALVLVGELREKNGKFQKELAALREENQALKEKLLCLKASPLTTTNTSSPSKLLVNGLPSDSSDPQQDSLPSTASPLKTSVSSSSDITKDSPSPDSSEFEKIPSRSESVSSGVSGEAVAAAAVTNSGEQDVSVQRLTEQIHKMEESHHSTAEELQATLQELADQQQVVQELTSENERLAEEKRLLQTSLQQQRERLEVLAQKNEALAGRLQEQAQAQAQREEELGSQGPRLAELEQRYAELVESSRFEREKLVDIQQQLTGSLRALEEEHQEAQGQVHCLREEMDRLQAQLVRELEAGGQAARAAEEQRATADCLRLDNSRLKAQVDIERQKVGELKAMQSASDSTEVQNLLKTAHAERDRLEVELTELRQELLQAQAETEHVRATISKVETKCQQVQERAERREQELNSRVTSLEEAGIQAENQVKELKETIFELEDQVEQQRAVNCHTNQAVLDMENLVRKLEEQKAEAERQLKVLSRQMKDEKEEWRRFQADLQTAVVVANDIKVEAQQELRTLRRQLQEEQDRSAKLSTDIEALQGVRSQGDEVRVSDSENSRHWCGISMIPTTPTDASGDADSEPGATVKSLIKSFDTVGQNGPGHAVQMHSSPRSPLSGIPVRTTPAAAVSPIQRHPYIKPLSKTLEKRINHGEFSHQYDKLPGCGEDLKPTSLMRKSPSLESVIKTPASFGNRTASFSYHRGNSKLSVERKDPLVALAREYGGSKRNALLKWCQKKTEGYPNIDVTNFSSSWSDGLAFCALLHTYLPAHIPYQELISQDKVRNLTLAFQAAESIGIKPSLDIEELMKTDRPDWQSVMQYVSQIYKYFET, from the exons GTGTACAAGCAGCCAAGAAGTCTGGTATCCCAGCTCCTAGAGAAATTCCTTCTACCATAACAAGAGACCGCATCTCTCTGAGGGACCAGCTTAGGAGTTCTACCACTAAGAAGATGGTTTCTAGTGCCAGCACTTCCAGCCTCTCCACCCTGGCAAAGCAGACGCGTAGTTCAACCAAGTCCCGTGGAGATGCAGAGGGTCAGGAAAGGGGCCTTCTGGAGTGCCAGGTGAAAGAGCTGCTGGCTGAGGCCAAGGCTAAAGACTTAGAGATCAGCAGTCTCAGGATGGAGTTGCAACGCTGCAAAGGTAAAGCCTCCACTGCTTCCTCTTCACCCTCACCCAACTCTGTCTCACACCAAGAGCCTGCTGCAGATCAAGAGCAGGGTCAGATGGCGGAGGCCCTTGTGCTGGTTGGGGAGCTGAGGGAGAAGAATGGGAAGTTTCAGAAGGAGCTGGCAGCTCTCAGGGAGGAGAACCAAGCTCTGAAGGAAAAGCTGCTTTGCTTGAAGGCCTCTCCTCTCACTACtacaaacacaagcagcccCTCCAAGCTTTTGGTGAATGGcctgccctcagactcctcagATCCGCAACAGGACAGCCTCCCTTCTACTGCCAGCCCTCTCAAAACCTCTGTTTCCTCCAGTTCTGACATCACCAAGGACTCACCATCACCTGACTCCTCTGAGTTTGAGAAGATCCCATCACGTTCAGAATCAGTGAGCAGTGGTGTCAGTGGGGAAGCCGTTGCAGCGGCGGCAGTAACCAATTCAGGGGAGCAGGATGTGTCAGTGCAGCGCCTGACAGAACAGATTCACAAGATGGAGGAGAGCCACCACAGCACAGCTGAGGAGCTGCAGGCAACTCTGCAGGAGCTGGCTGACCAGCAGCAAGTGGTGCAGGAGCTGACTTCTGAGAACGAGCGCCTGGCCGAGGAGAAGCGCCTCCTGCAGACCTCACTTCAACAGCAGAGGGAGCGACTGGAGGTGCTGGCCCAGAAGAATGAGGCGCTGGCTGGCCGACTTCAGGAGCAAGCTCAAGCTCAGGcccagagggaggaggagctggGTAGCCAAGGGCCTCGGCTGGCCGAGCTGGAGCAGAGGTATGCCGAGCTGGTTGAGAGCTCACGCTTTGAACGGGAGAAGCTGGTGGacatccagcagcagctgacagGCAGCCTGCGGGCTCTGGAGGAGGAACACCAGGAGGCCCAGGGCCAGGTGCACTGCCTCAGAGAGGAGATGGACAGGCTGCAAGCACAGCTGGTCAGGGAGCTGGAAGCTGGAGGTCAGGCAGCTCGGGCCGCAGAGGAGCAGAGGGCAACAGCAGACTGTCTCAGACTGGACAACAGTAGGCTGAAGGCGCAGGTGGACATTGAGAGGCAAAAGGTGGGTGAGCTGAAGGCCATGCAGAGTGCCAGTGACAGCACTGAGGTACAGAACTTGCTGAAAACAGCCCACgctgagagagacaggctgGAGGTAGAGCTGACAGAGCTGAGGCAGGAGCTGCTACAGGCCCAGGCTGAGACTGAGCATGTGCGAGCCACAATATCCAAG gtgGAGACCAAATGCCAGCAGGTTCAGGAGCGGGCCGAGAGGAGGGAGCAGGAGCTCAACAGCCGAGTGACTTCCCTGGAGGAGGCCGGGATCCAGGCTGAGAACCAGGTGAAGGAGCTGAAGGAGACCATCTTCGAACTGGAGGACCAGGTGGAGCAGCAGAGGGCCGTCAACTGCCACACCAACCAAGCCGTCCTGGACATGGAGA ATCTTGTCAGAAAGCTGGAGGAGCAGAAAGCTGAAGCAGAGCGACAACTGAAAGTCTTGAGTAGACAGATGAAG GATGAAAAAGAGGAGTGGCGTCGATTCCAGGCGGACCTCCAGACGGCAGTGGTGGTGGCCAACGACATCAAGGTGGAGGCTCAGCAGGAGCTGCGTACACTCAGGAGGCagctgcaggaggagcaggatCGCAGTGCAAAGCTTTCCACAGACATTGAAGCCCTGCAGGGAGTCAG GTCCCAAGGTGATGAGGTGAGGGTGTCCGACTCCGAAAACAGCCGTCACTGGTGCGGCATCTCCATGATCCCGACCACACCCACTGACGCCAGCGGAGATGCCGACTCGGAACCCGGAGCTACTGTCAAATCCCTCATTAAGTCCTTTGATACTGTTGGACAGA ATGGACCAGGCCACGCAGTTCAAATGCATTCCTCCCCAAGAAGCCCTCTGAGTGGGATCCCTGTACGCACCacacctgctgcagctgtctCCCCTATTCag AGACACCCATACATAAAGCCACTATCAAAGACGTTGGAAAAAAGAATCAACCATGGAGAATTCTCTCATCAATATG ATAAGTTGCCGGGCTGCGGGGAAGACCTGAAACCTACCAGCCTAATGAGGAAGAGCCCTTCTCTAGAGTCTGTAATCAAAACCCCCGCCTCCTTCGGCAACCGCACAGCATCATTCAGCTACCACCGAGGCAACAGCAAGCTCAG TGTGGAAAGAAAGGACCCTTTGGTTGCTCTGGCGCGGGAGTATGGAGGATCTAAGAGGAATGCTCTACTGAAGTGGTGCCAGAAGAAAACAGAAGGCTATCCG AATATTGATGTGACCAACTTCAGCAGCAGTTGGAGTGACGGCCTGGCTTTCTGTGCCCTCTTGCACACATATCTGCCTGCCCACATCCCTTACCAGGAACTCATCAGTCAAGATAAG gtCCGGAATCTGACCCTGGCTTTCCAGGCCGCCGAAAGCATTGGCATCAAACCCTCCCTG GACATTGAGGAACTGATGAAGACCGACAGGCCGGACTGGCAGAGCGTCATGCAGTACGTCTCTCAGATCTACAAGTACTTTGAGACCTGA
- the specc1 gene encoding cytospin-B isoform X1 produces MMKAGATKVGLPKLGLQERAKQASLAPSSSTTTTSTAMKTSRSSNMLASDQRLSRLKRASSDDALTKPALGAAASGSRMKKTVTAGAISDLAEARPRSLSGVQAAKKSGIPAPREIPSTITRDRISLRDQLRSSTTKKMVSSASTSSLSTLAKQTRSSTKSRGDAEGQERGLLECQVKELLAEAKAKDLEISSLRMELQRCKGKASTASSSPSPNSVSHQEPAADQEQGQMAEALVLVGELREKNGKFQKELAALREENQALKEKLLCLKASPLTTTNTSSPSKLLVNGLPSDSSDPQQDSLPSTASPLKTSVSSSSDITKDSPSPDSSEFEKIPSRSESVSSGVSGEAVAAAAVTNSGEQDVSVQRLTEQIHKMEESHHSTAEELQATLQELADQQQVVQELTSENERLAEEKRLLQTSLQQQRERLEVLAQKNEALAGRLQEQAQAQAQREEELGSQGPRLAELEQRYAELVESSRFEREKLVDIQQQLTGSLRALEEEHQEAQGQVHCLREEMDRLQAQLVRELEAGGQAARAAEEQRATADCLRLDNSRLKAQVDIERQKVGELKAMQSASDSTEVQNLLKTAHAERDRLEVELTELRQELLQAQAETEHVRATISKVETKCQQVQERAERREQELNSRVTSLEEAGIQAENQVKELKETIFELEDQVEQQRAVNCHTNQAVLDMENLVRKLEEQKAEAERQLKVLSRQMKDEKEEWRRFQADLQTAVVVANDIKVEAQQELRTLRRQLQEEQDRSAKLSTDIEALQGVRSQGDEVRVSDSENSRHWCGISMIPTTPTDASGDADSEPGATVKSLIKSFDTVGQNGPGHAVQMHSSPRSPLSGIPVRTTPAAAVSPIQRHPYIKPLSKTLEKRINHGEFSHQYDKLPGCGEDLKPTSLMRKSPSLESVIKTPASFGNRTASFSYHRGNSKLSVERKDPLVALAREYGGSKRNALLKWCQKKTEGYPNIDVTNFSSSWSDGLAFCALLHTYLPAHIPYQELISQDKVRNLTLAFQAAESIGIKPSLDIEELMKTDRPDWQSVMQYVSQIYKYFET; encoded by the exons GTGTACAAGCAGCCAAGAAGTCTGGTATCCCAGCTCCTAGAGAAATTCCTTCTACCATAACAAGAGACCGCATCTCTCTGAGGGACCAGCTTAGGAGTTCTACCACTAAGAAGATGGTTTCTAGTGCCAGCACTTCCAGCCTCTCCACCCTGGCAAAGCAGACGCGTAGTTCAACCAAGTCCCGTGGAGATGCAGAGGGTCAGGAAAGGGGCCTTCTGGAGTGCCAGGTGAAAGAGCTGCTGGCTGAGGCCAAGGCTAAAGACTTAGAGATCAGCAGTCTCAGGATGGAGTTGCAACGCTGCAAAGGTAAAGCCTCCACTGCTTCCTCTTCACCCTCACCCAACTCTGTCTCACACCAAGAGCCTGCTGCAGATCAAGAGCAGGGTCAGATGGCGGAGGCCCTTGTGCTGGTTGGGGAGCTGAGGGAGAAGAATGGGAAGTTTCAGAAGGAGCTGGCAGCTCTCAGGGAGGAGAACCAAGCTCTGAAGGAAAAGCTGCTTTGCTTGAAGGCCTCTCCTCTCACTACtacaaacacaagcagcccCTCCAAGCTTTTGGTGAATGGcctgccctcagactcctcagATCCGCAACAGGACAGCCTCCCTTCTACTGCCAGCCCTCTCAAAACCTCTGTTTCCTCCAGTTCTGACATCACCAAGGACTCACCATCACCTGACTCCTCTGAGTTTGAGAAGATCCCATCACGTTCAGAATCAGTGAGCAGTGGTGTCAGTGGGGAAGCCGTTGCAGCGGCGGCAGTAACCAATTCAGGGGAGCAGGATGTGTCAGTGCAGCGCCTGACAGAACAGATTCACAAGATGGAGGAGAGCCACCACAGCACAGCTGAGGAGCTGCAGGCAACTCTGCAGGAGCTGGCTGACCAGCAGCAAGTGGTGCAGGAGCTGACTTCTGAGAACGAGCGCCTGGCCGAGGAGAAGCGCCTCCTGCAGACCTCACTTCAACAGCAGAGGGAGCGACTGGAGGTGCTGGCCCAGAAGAATGAGGCGCTGGCTGGCCGACTTCAGGAGCAAGCTCAAGCTCAGGcccagagggaggaggagctggGTAGCCAAGGGCCTCGGCTGGCCGAGCTGGAGCAGAGGTATGCCGAGCTGGTTGAGAGCTCACGCTTTGAACGGGAGAAGCTGGTGGacatccagcagcagctgacagGCAGCCTGCGGGCTCTGGAGGAGGAACACCAGGAGGCCCAGGGCCAGGTGCACTGCCTCAGAGAGGAGATGGACAGGCTGCAAGCACAGCTGGTCAGGGAGCTGGAAGCTGGAGGTCAGGCAGCTCGGGCCGCAGAGGAGCAGAGGGCAACAGCAGACTGTCTCAGACTGGACAACAGTAGGCTGAAGGCGCAGGTGGACATTGAGAGGCAAAAGGTGGGTGAGCTGAAGGCCATGCAGAGTGCCAGTGACAGCACTGAGGTACAGAACTTGCTGAAAACAGCCCACgctgagagagacaggctgGAGGTAGAGCTGACAGAGCTGAGGCAGGAGCTGCTACAGGCCCAGGCTGAGACTGAGCATGTGCGAGCCACAATATCCAAG gtgGAGACCAAATGCCAGCAGGTTCAGGAGCGGGCCGAGAGGAGGGAGCAGGAGCTCAACAGCCGAGTGACTTCCCTGGAGGAGGCCGGGATCCAGGCTGAGAACCAGGTGAAGGAGCTGAAGGAGACCATCTTCGAACTGGAGGACCAGGTGGAGCAGCAGAGGGCCGTCAACTGCCACACCAACCAAGCCGTCCTGGACATGGAGA ATCTTGTCAGAAAGCTGGAGGAGCAGAAAGCTGAAGCAGAGCGACAACTGAAAGTCTTGAGTAGACAGATGAAG GATGAAAAAGAGGAGTGGCGTCGATTCCAGGCGGACCTCCAGACGGCAGTGGTGGTGGCCAACGACATCAAGGTGGAGGCTCAGCAGGAGCTGCGTACACTCAGGAGGCagctgcaggaggagcaggatCGCAGTGCAAAGCTTTCCACAGACATTGAAGCCCTGCAGGGAGTCAG GTCCCAAGGTGATGAGGTGAGGGTGTCCGACTCCGAAAACAGCCGTCACTGGTGCGGCATCTCCATGATCCCGACCACACCCACTGACGCCAGCGGAGATGCCGACTCGGAACCCGGAGCTACTGTCAAATCCCTCATTAAGTCCTTTGATACTGTTGGACAGA ATGGACCAGGCCACGCAGTTCAAATGCATTCCTCCCCAAGAAGCCCTCTGAGTGGGATCCCTGTACGCACCacacctgctgcagctgtctCCCCTATTCag AGACACCCATACATAAAGCCACTATCAAAGACGTTGGAAAAAAGAATCAACCATGGAGAATTCTCTCATCAATATG ATAAGTTGCCGGGCTGCGGGGAAGACCTGAAACCTACCAGCCTAATGAGGAAGAGCCCTTCTCTAGAGTCTGTAATCAAAACCCCCGCCTCCTTCGGCAACCGCACAGCATCATTCAGCTACCACCGAGGCAACAGCAAGCTCAG TGTGGAAAGAAAGGACCCTTTGGTTGCTCTGGCGCGGGAGTATGGAGGATCTAAGAGGAATGCTCTACTGAAGTGGTGCCAGAAGAAAACAGAAGGCTATCCG AATATTGATGTGACCAACTTCAGCAGCAGTTGGAGTGACGGCCTGGCTTTCTGTGCCCTCTTGCACACATATCTGCCTGCCCACATCCCTTACCAGGAACTCATCAGTCAAGATAAG gtCCGGAATCTGACCCTGGCTTTCCAGGCCGCCGAAAGCATTGGCATCAAACCCTCCCTG GACATTGAGGAACTGATGAAGACCGACAGGCCGGACTGGCAGAGCGTCATGCAGTACGTCTCTCAGATCTACAAGTACTTTGAGACCTGA